Part of the Tenacibaculum sp. SZ-18 genome, TAGATTGTACTTTTCCTTTCATTTTATACATGTTCGCTGAAGGACCACCGATATCAGATAAATACCCTTTAAAATCATCCATTTGAGCAACCTTATCAACTTCTTTCAATACTGACTCTTGACTTCTACTTGCAATGAATTTTCCTTGATGGGCAGAAATCGTACAAAAACTACAACCTCCAAAACAACCTCTATGAATATTAATAGAGAATTTAATCATCTCAAAAGCTGGAATTGGTCCACGCTTATTATACTTAGGATGAGGCAATCTTGTGTAGGGTAAATCGAATGAAGCATCAATCTCTTTTTCCGTCATAGTTGGATAAGGTGGATTGATAACTAATTGCTTATTCCCTACTTTCTGAAAAATTCGTCGAGCAATTAATTTATTTGATTCTTGCTCAATAATTTTAAAGTTAGAAGCAAAAGTTTTCTTATCTGCTAAACAATCTTTATGAGAAGCTATTTCTACATCTTCCCAATTCTTGTTCTTTGGTGTTTTTTCATCTTTATCAACCAAAAAAGCAGTCTGCTTGATTGTTCTTAAACTTGAAAACGGAACTCCTTTTTGTAGTAATTCTACAATTTCACGCAAGGGTTGTTCCCCCATTCCGTACACTAACATATCAGCTTTGGAAGTTTCTAAAATAGTAGGTAAAAGTTTATCTGACCAATAATCATAATGCGTTACTCTTCGCAAAGAAGCTTCAATTCCTCCAATTAATACAGGAACATCTGGAAACTTTTCCTTTAAAATCTTAGTATATGCAGATGTGGCATAATCTGGTCTAAAACCAATATCTCCATTTGGAGTATAGGCATCTTTATCTCTCTTTCTTTTACTAGCGGTATAATTACTTACCATTGGATCCATACATCCACCAGTAACAGCAAAGAATAAGTTAGGTGTTCCTAACTTTGTAAAATCTTGTAAATTATCGTTAACATTTGGCTGCGGTACGATTGCTACACGTAAGCCGTAACTTTCTAAGATACGACCTATCACTGCA contains:
- a CDS encoding YgiQ family radical SAM protein, whose product is MRIRRLSDWLPTTNKEVKLRGWEELDVILFSGDAYVDHPSFGPAVIGRILESYGLRVAIVPQPNVNDNLQDFTKLGTPNLFFAVTGGCMDPMVSNYTASKRKRDKDAYTPNGDIGFRPDYATSAYTKILKEKFPDVPVLIGGIEASLRRVTHYDYWSDKLLPTILETSKADMLVYGMGEQPLREIVELLQKGVPFSSLRTIKQTAFLVDKDEKTPKNKNWEDVEIASHKDCLADKKTFASNFKIIEQESNKLIARRIFQKVGNKQLVINPPYPTMTEKEIDASFDLPYTRLPHPKYNKRGPIPAFEMIKFSINIHRGCFGGCSFCTISAHQGKFIASRSQESVLKEVDKVAQMDDFKGYLSDIGGPSANMYKMKGKVQSICDKCVAPSCISPVICSNLDTSHKPLTELYKAVDKHPKVKKSFIGSGIRHDMLVPEFNKNADPEELDAYTEEVMTNHVSGRLKVAPEHTSDPVLKLMRKPSFKYFHKFKDRFDKINKKSKLNLQLIPYFISSHPACEPEDMANLAAETKDMGFQLEQVQGFTPTPMTVATVIYYSGYHPYTLKPVKTAKTRQEKLDQHKFFFWYKKENRKWIKDTLGKVGRNDLVQKLLPNDSSWRKNKPGKTKNTFDDTVTSVKESRRKNKGFKKKRRR